The nucleotide sequence AGTTCGGCAATCCTCCTCAGGATATATTCAGTTTTCGGTTGTGTCGTTTTCATGTCGTTCGATTTAAAGGTCATAGATTTTCACACCTTCCACTACACGGGATATATTTCCCGAAACCGAAGGTTCATCGGGATTCAATCCCAAATTCTCCGATTTGAAATAGCCTAACAATTGCCCCACCAAAACATAGGGGATACAGGCATATTCATTTTTTTGCAATTCTCCGGGATTTGTCGCTGCAACGACACAATCGAGATTCACCCCCGGTATGACTATCCCCGAAGGCGAGACCGCTATTTGAGCTACGACTTTATTATTTTCGTTAATTTGGCGTATCAGATCACGCTCGTAATGAAACACTTTTTCATCATCTGAACAAAGATATACGAGCACGGTATCTTTATTGATTACAGCTTTGGGGCCATGACGGAATCCAAGAAACGAATCGAACTTGCAAACGACCAATCCATCGGTCAGCTCTTGTAATTTCAAATGACACTCTTCCGCTATTCCCTTCAATGCGCCGGAGCCTAAAAATACAGCCCTACCGAATTTTCGCGCAGCAATCTCGGAAAGCGATTTTTCACCGTTCTTCAAAATATCCCGTGCAAAAGTTACTATCGCCTCTATTTTACTTTTTTGCTCCGGCAACTGCTCTATATTGAAAATCAAAATAGAGACCAACGCCATAGTCGTAAAACTGCTGGTCATAGCCAATCCTTTGTCGTTTGTTTCCGGTGGAAGTAACACCAGCAACACATTATCCCGAGAACTCTCTCTCGCTAAATCGCCCGTTTCATTACAGGTTATGATAATATGAAATACTTTCTTACAATATTTATCGGCAATATGTACGGCCGCTAAACTCTCAGGGCTGTTTCCCGAACGGGCAAAAGAAATGAGGACGACAGGTTTCCCGGTAGGTAAACAACTTTCGGGATAAGTAATAATATCGGTCGTCGCTACGGCTCGACATTGAGAATAGCCTTTTTCCACAAAAATCCCAGCTAATGCATTTCCGATAAAGGCCGACGTTCCAGCACCCGCCAAGATAATTTCGGCATCCTTTCCGATATGGTTGTTCGAAATGAAAGTTTGTATCGCGGCTTCATTTCTGCAAACCAAATCATACGCCTTCAACCAAACATCGGGTTGCTGCATAATTTCACAATATGTAGCCGTTTTATGATCGCTTAAATCCATAAAGTACTGTGTTAAAATAAATTGAGAACTCTATTATCACTCTTCTTGTCCTATTTCTCTATTACAAATATAGACAAGCGGAACTTTCGATTCGAAATATTATATCAACAAATATCTAAATAATACTTTATAAAAATCTATAAACAAAAGATTATCAATAATTTATATAAAAATAAAAATATTTCGAAATGTTTCGATTGTTAAAATACATTATAAAACAAAGATTTGCCGATATAATATTTATTAAATTATGGTGTATTCTAAAAAAACAATCTACCTTAGTAATAAAATAATTTGGTATAAGTTTAAAATTAAGCACAAGCACTTTCGATTCGAAATATTTTTATCCCAAAACCTTATCATTAAACTACGCAACAATGGAAACATACTATTCAGCCAAAGAGCGCCGAGCGCAAATCCTACAACTTCTAAAAAGCAGTCCCAAAATATTGGTATCTTCCCTTAGCCAAATGTTTAATATATCGGAAGTTACTATCAGAAAAGATTTAGAAGAGCTTGAAAACAGGAATTTATTGATACGAGTCAGAGGGGGAGCAATACGTTTACCGAAATTAAACATTGCAGAAGAACAAGCTACGACTGAGAAAAAAAGATTTCATTATCGAGAAAAACGAAGTATCGGGCGCATGGCGGCTACACTGATACAAGAAAACGAAACCATCATTCTCGATTCGGGCAGTACAACGATGGAAATTGCTAAAAACCTGCACTCGTTCAAACAATTAACCATCATTACAAATGCCATAGACATAGCCATAGAATTAAGTAAATACAAACGGTTCAATGTCATTTTACTGGGCGGTCATTTAAGAGATTCAAGTCTCTCTACGGTCGGTCCCATAGCCGAGAACACGCTCAAAATATTTTATTGCGACAAATTATTTCTGGGTGTGGACAGTTTTAATTTGGAACGAGGAGTTTCTACTCCCAACATAGAAGAAGCAAATATCAATCAAACGATGATTACAATGGTAAAAGAAACTATCGCCATTTTCGATTCATCAAAAGTCAATAAAAAAAGTTTTGCCTTTATCGCCCCCGTTTCTAAATTGAGTGCAATCGTCACCGACAACAATATGCCGCTGGACATTAAAACACAAATCAAAAAAATGGGGGTGAAACTATACGAAACCGAGCCTGATTCATAAAAATAAATATATATGATTAATAAAAGAGGATACTCCTTATAAACGGGAATATCCTCATAATAGTATTAGATCGATAATCTTTTATCAATAGACCGTATTCTGCGGATCCATATTTGTCCAACCGGTCGTCCAATTATTAGCAGCGGTCTCTGTGGGTCCGAACGCACCTATATAGGCCACTTGTTCAAAACCGGAAGAAACCAGAGAATGGCTCCAATCGGCGGACAGACTTATTAACGGACTGTCCTGAGAAGGAACCATGCAGAACGATGTCAAATTCTGAGGGTCTCCTTGCAGTTTCAAATCGTCAATAGCCGTATAAGCGATATTCTTGCCTCCTTCTCTATTGAAATAGCTATCTGCAAAAGCTCCGTTATCCGAAGGATCGAACTGTGTACCATTCGCCCAATATTGTGCATCTTGATAATTCTTAACCATACCGGCGAACACACAATTCGAAACGACCAATTTCCCCTCGGTGGCATGAGTCTGAGTCTTTGAGTTTTTATCATTCTCGATGATTAATCCAATGGGGAATCCGGCAAATACAGAATTAAACACTCTCAACTGTGTATTGCGGCGCAAATGCATAGCAGCCTGAAAACGAGCATCAGTAAGACTTCCATTTACGCCAGCCTCATTAGTATAATTCGTCGGATCGAGTACCGGACCGAACATCGATACGTTTGCAAACACGCAGGAAGTATAAGGTTCAACGGTCGCAGCGTCGGCACAATTATCGGATTCGAAGCCGTTGGATGCCGATTTATCCCCAATCTTCGGATTCCGCAAAGCAGCCAAAAACTGCAATTTACCAGAAAATCCGTTATCCGTATCGAAGTCGTCGTCCCAAGTTCCCAACGCTACCAAGTGTTTACAATTTACCGAACCGCCGAACCATTCGTAAGAATCGTCTCCCGAGTAAGAAACTTGTACATAATCGACTGTCGTTCCGCTACCCACCGAACCAAACGTAATGGCATTGATTTCATTATCAGTCGAATATTCGATACCGGCAAATTCGCAACGCACATATTTCAATACACCGGAGTTATCGGTATCGTCGTTACCTCCATGTTTACTTCTGACACCGCCTTCGATAGTCTGTTCTCCCATGTTGTTTTTGGCTTTACCCAAAAGGATAATACCGCCCCAGTCACCGGGCTTACGTTTACCCGGATCCTGCGCCGATGTAAATACAATGGGTCGTTCGCTTGTACCCTCGGCAATGAGTTTGCCTCCGCGCTCCACAATCAACGTAGCCTTAGACTCTTTCTCTCCTTTAATAACTACACCCGGCTCGATAGTGAGTGTAGCCCCTTCGGTAACATAAACGAACCCTCTCAAATTATAGGTGTTCGGATAGGTCAAAGTCATATTGGACGAAATCTCGTAAGCATTCGAACCGTCTCCCAAATCGAAAGTCTCTCCACTCGGAATGGGATTATCATTGTTCTCGTCACAACTTACTACCGCCATTGTCGCCAAGCATACAAAAGCAATTGTTTTGAATAGTTTTTTCATTTGATTTTTCTGTTTGATTAGTATTATAGAAAAGGATTAAAAACTGAATGTGATACCTACGCTCACCGAACGTCCCGGTTTATACGACTTCGTAGTCTGTTCGCGTTTCTGTAACTTTCCTTCGGCATCATAAAATTGCGGATACTGCTTATATACTACTTTTTCACCGATGATATCTTTCACTCCGGCTTTCAACTCGACGAGCTTACCGAACTTCTTAGACACCGTGAAATCGAGACTATTACGCGGCAGCTCATAGGTATCGGGGATATTCACGCTCACATCGTTCGTAGTACTGTTGGACTTTCCGATGCCGATGATGCGCTTTCCCAAACGATTGTAAAGCAACGACGACATCAATCCCCACCTTTCATTCTGATAATAAAGTCCGGCATTGACGATATAAGGCGACTGCCCTTGCATTTCCCTATCTTCGGTTCTAACAATACCCGATTCGTCGAAACGTACTCTACTCTTTATCAAAGTAGCATTGAGTAAAAGACTTAATCCTCTCATTCCTAAGAAGTCGAGAGACTTGCGAATTTCAATCTCCGCACCGAAACTCTGTGCCGAAAGTGCGTTCTCATAATTATATCGCAGTGATCCTCCCATATCTATAAAGGTCCATTCTATGGGGTTCTTGAAATATTTGTAGAAAATACCTAAGCTGATGACTTCTCCCCGTTGCGGGTAAAACTCGTACCGGAAATCGAGGTTGTCTATCTTACACGTCTTCAAATTCTCGTTCCCGCCTATTTCATTAAAAAGGTCGAAATCGTAATATACAGCCGGCGAAACCTCTCGAAACTCTGCCCGATTCAAAGAACGTCCATAAGCCAGACGAAGCAAATTGCGCTCATCAAAATTGTACGTAGCATTGACCGAAGGCAATAAATCGAGATCGGTATAATTGCGGCTCGTCATCAACACTTGCGATGCCGACTGAGATTTATCCCATTTCATTCTCAACCGATTGTATTCAAGCCTCAAACCGGCATAAACATTGAATTTACCCATCGGCAATTCTATCGCGCCATATCCCGCTCCATATATGTTGTATGCCTCATAAGCATTTTTCTTATCGGTAATCTCGTCTATAAAGACTTTATCGGCACTCAACCAATCCTCGCTCATCATTTCTTCATAAGGCAGATACAGGTAATATGCACGTTCTTCAAGAGAGAGATTCTCGTACCGATAGATAAATTCGCGAGGTGCATAATTACGGGTACGATACTCGGATATCAATCCGCCTTTCACCGTAGAGAGTATCTCGCCCATAGGAACTGTTCCCTTGTAGTCCACACTACCCGAAAAGACATGGTCGGACAAAGATTGGAAATAACGTTTGATGCTCTCATTGCCTACTTTTAACTGCGACACGTCTACTCCATCACTCATTCCCGCCTGATTAACGACTATCCGGCGGTCGGGTTCGGTTCTATAAGCATAACTATATCCCATGTTCCACGCCAGAGAATGGAGCTTCTTCTCATCTAAAAAATGATTACCGGTCAGCTGTCCCAAATAGCTCAGACGCGATTGGTACAACATCTCCGTCTCTTCCCGATAGGTCAAACCGCTCACATTTCTTTCTCCCGAGCGTTCGGTCAATCGGTTTTTACCCAACATATTAAACAAGTTTCGGAATTCCAATTTATTTTTTCCGTCAAATATAAATGCCCAATTGTGCATTGCACCCAATCGCACATCGTTGGAATACTGGTTATCGACATAATCATTGAGATACACCGGCTTATCGGCATCAGAAGAATAAATACCGAAACGGGCATTCGTGATATTCTGTATCGTTTTATAAGTATTACTATAATTGATATAGGTAGTCATACCTATATCTGTCCCGCCCTCGGTTTCGAACCGCCGATTAATCGTCAGAGATAAACGTTGGTCGGGAATCGGATAATAACTTTTCACTCGCCAATCGTTATTAAACGAGCGTGTAAGCCGCGTAACTTCCGCCGGATTGCTGCCGGTAACGTCCATGTGCGAAGGCATGCCATTCGGCAAAGGTCTCTTGTTCAAATCGAACCCCAACCAATCGGTAGTATTGCCAGGATTCAGACGCGTTTTTACAAATTGAGTATTGGTATTGAATCCTGTCGTATAACCAATCTGAATGGAGTTACGTAAAGGTAAACTCTTGGTAGAGATACGAATAAATCCACCGGCAAAATCGGCCGGAATTTCGGGAGCCGGAGACTTATAAATAATCATATTCTCGATTTGAGAGCTGGGCAACATATCGAATGAGAAAGCTCGGCTATCAGATTCTAAGCTCGGAGAACTGTTCCCATTGATCCACACATTATTATACCGTTGTGACAATCCACGTACCACAACAAACC is from Barnesiella intestinihominis YIT 11860 and encodes:
- a CDS encoding DeoR/GlpR family DNA-binding transcription regulator encodes the protein METYYSAKERRAQILQLLKSSPKILVSSLSQMFNISEVTIRKDLEELENRNLLIRVRGGAIRLPKLNIAEEQATTEKKRFHYREKRSIGRMAATLIQENETIILDSGSTTMEIAKNLHSFKQLTIITNAIDIAIELSKYKRFNVILLGGHLRDSSLSTVGPIAENTLKIFYCDKLFLGVDSFNLERGVSTPNIEEANINQTMITMVKETIAIFDSSKVNKKSFAFIAPVSKLSAIVTDNNMPLDIKTQIKKMGVKLYETEPDS
- a CDS encoding SIS domain-containing protein, whose protein sequence is MDLSDHKTATYCEIMQQPDVWLKAYDLVCRNEAAIQTFISNNHIGKDAEIILAGAGTSAFIGNALAGIFVEKGYSQCRAVATTDIITYPESCLPTGKPVVLISFARSGNSPESLAAVHIADKYCKKVFHIIITCNETGDLARESSRDNVLLVLLPPETNDKGLAMTSSFTTMALVSILIFNIEQLPEQKSKIEAIVTFARDILKNGEKSLSEIAARKFGRAVFLGSGALKGIAEECHLKLQELTDGLVVCKFDSFLGFRHGPKAVINKDTVLVYLCSDDEKVFHYERDLIRQINENNKVVAQIAVSPSGIVIPGVNLDCVVAATNPGELQKNEYACIPYVLVGQLLGYFKSENLGLNPDEPSVSGNISRVVEGVKIYDL
- a CDS encoding TonB-dependent receptor, which translates into the protein MYKSGLLAVVLGFVFSIHALGITASAGSLITGEVRDKKSGEAIIGATVQIENSSVATATDLDGKFSLKNIPIGKQTIVCRYLSYKTVRVPVNVKQGESIAGLEIEMEEDGVALNEVVVSTYRRNDTEMSLLEGMKAQVQVASGISSQQIAKTLDRDASEVVKRVPGISVIDDRFVVVRGLSQRYNNVWINGNSSPSLESDSRAFSFDMLPSSQIENMIIYKSPAPEIPADFAGGFIRISTKSLPLRNSIQIGYTTGFNTNTQFVKTRLNPGNTTDWLGFDLNKRPLPNGMPSHMDVTGSNPAEVTRLTRSFNNDWRVKSYYPIPDQRLSLTINRRFETEGGTDIGMTTYINYSNTYKTIQNITNARFGIYSSDADKPVYLNDYVDNQYSNDVRLGAMHNWAFIFDGKNKLEFRNLFNMLGKNRLTERSGERNVSGLTYREETEMLYQSRLSYLGQLTGNHFLDEKKLHSLAWNMGYSYAYRTEPDRRIVVNQAGMSDGVDVSQLKVGNESIKRYFQSLSDHVFSGSVDYKGTVPMGEILSTVKGGLISEYRTRNYAPREFIYRYENLSLEERAYYLYLPYEEMMSEDWLSADKVFIDEITDKKNAYEAYNIYGAGYGAIELPMGKFNVYAGLRLEYNRLRMKWDKSQSASQVLMTSRNYTDLDLLPSVNATYNFDERNLLRLAYGRSLNRAEFREVSPAVYYDFDLFNEIGGNENLKTCKIDNLDFRYEFYPQRGEVISLGIFYKYFKNPIEWTFIDMGGSLRYNYENALSAQSFGAEIEIRKSLDFLGMRGLSLLLNATLIKSRVRFDESGIVRTEDREMQGQSPYIVNAGLYYQNERWGLMSSLLYNRLGKRIIGIGKSNSTTNDVSVNIPDTYELPRNSLDFTVSKKFGKLVELKAGVKDIIGEKVVYKQYPQFYDAEGKLQKREQTTKSYKPGRSVSVGITFSF